The following proteins are encoded in a genomic region of Pyrus communis chromosome 11, drPyrComm1.1, whole genome shotgun sequence:
- the LOC137708526 gene encoding protein CYSTEINE-RICH TRANSMEMBRANE MODULE 9-like isoform X1, whose protein sequence is MSSTKTAAAYPALASSAAQGPYHVQAPPPAGYPTRDEPQNAVSVETKSKGDGFWKGCCAAVCCCCMLDACF, encoded by the exons ATGAGTTCTACTAAGACAGCAG CAGCATACCCCGCACTAGCTTCCTCCGCCGCACAGGGACCGTATCATGTGCAAGCTCCGCCACCTGCCGGCTACCCAACAAGAGATGAACCCCAAAACGCCGTTTCTGTAGAAACCAAGTCAAAGGGTGATGGCTTCTGGAAGGGCTGCTGCGCTGCCGTCTGTTGCTGTTGTATGCTGGATGCATGCTTTTAA
- the LOC137708526 gene encoding protein CYSTEINE-RICH TRANSMEMBRANE MODULE 9-like isoform X2, whose protein sequence is MSSTKTAAYPALASSAAQGPYHVQAPPPAGYPTRDEPQNAVSVETKSKGDGFWKGCCAAVCCCCMLDACF, encoded by the exons ATGAGTTCTACTAAGACAGCAG CATACCCCGCACTAGCTTCCTCCGCCGCACAGGGACCGTATCATGTGCAAGCTCCGCCACCTGCCGGCTACCCAACAAGAGATGAACCCCAAAACGCCGTTTCTGTAGAAACCAAGTCAAAGGGTGATGGCTTCTGGAAGGGCTGCTGCGCTGCCGTCTGTTGCTGTTGTATGCTGGATGCATGCTTTTAA
- the LOC137749231 gene encoding UDP-glycosyltransferase 82A1-like has translation MGNMKCVKNSNAIIILVPYPAQGHVTPMLKLASAFLSQGFKPVMVTPDYIHHQIVRKVEPKEKILCMPISDGLDKDTPRDFFAIEKAMEDNMPSHLESLVRQLDKDGDEVVCVVVDLLASWAIDVANRCGVACAGFWPAMHATYRLITAIPDMIRTGLICADTGFPKQLGGICLPNQPVLFTEEVPWLIGTPAARKGRFKFWTRTLERSKTLQQILVNSFPNEYSINDEQQLLGDQLVKSTKTQQPLVFPIGPLSKHTTTKNPSFWEEDTSCLNWLDKQNPNTVVYISFGSWVSPIGEGKVRSLALALEALRKPFLWVLGSSWLGGLPIGYLERVAKQGRVVSWAPQMDVLQHKAVGCYLTHCGWNSTMEAIQCQKPLLCYPVAGDQFVNCSYIVNVWRIGVKLSGFGQRDVEEGLRRVMEEDEISNRMRRLNERSMGDDANLRVVSNLTAFTDQFKVLALEYSNNGVYDYDF, from the exons atgggaaaCATGAAGTGCGTAAAGAACTCCAACGCGATCATCATCCTGGTTCCATATCCCGCACAAGGACATGTCACTCCCATGCTTAAATTAGCTTCAGCCTTCCTTAGCCAAGGCTTCAAGCCAGTGATGGTCACTCCAGACTACATTCACCACCAGATTGTCCGAAAAGTCGAACCCAAGGAAAAGATTTTGTGCATGCCAATCTCGGATGGATTGGACAAGGACACCCCGAGGGACTTCTTTGCCATCGAGAAGGCCATGGAGGACAACATGCCAAGCCATCTGGAAAGCCTTGTCCGTCAACTTGATAAGGATGGTGATGAAGTTGTGTGCGTTGTTGTTGATTTGTTGGCATCGTGGGCTATAGATGTAGCCAATCGATGCGGAGTAGCCTGTGCTGGGTTTTGGCCTGCTATGCATGCCACTTATCGCTTGATCACTGCAATTCCAGACATGATCAGGACAGGTCTCATTTGTGCTGATACAG GATTTCCAAAACAACTAGGTGGTATATGCTTACCTAATCAGCCTGTGCTCTTTACTGAAGAGGTGCCATGGTTGATTGGCACTCCAGCTGCAAGAAAAGGAAGATTCAAATTTTGGACTAGAACCCTAGAACGATCGAAAACGCTTCAACAGATCCTTGTAAATTCTTTCCCAAATGAATATTCCATCAATGATGAACAACAACTTCTCGGTGATCAATTGGTTAAGAGCACCAAAACCCAACAACCacttgttttcccaattggtCCTTTAAGCAAGCACACAACCACCAAGAACCCTAGCTTTTGGGAAGAAGACACAAGCTGCTTAAACTGGCTAGACAAGCAAAACCCTAACACAGTTGTTTACATCTCTTTTGGAAGTTGGGTTAGTCCAATCGGAGAGGGTAAGGTGAGAAGCTTGGCCTTGGCACTTGAAGCTTTGAGAAAGCCATTCCTTTGGGTGCTTGGATCTTCATGGCTTGGAGGGTTACCAATTGGGTACTTGGAAAGAGTAGCAAAACAAGGCAGAGTTGTATCATGGGCACCACAAATGGATGTCTTGCAACACAAGGCAGTGGGATGCTATCTCACACACTGTGGGTGGAATTCAACAATGGAGGCCATTCAATGCCAAAAGCCTCTCCTGTGCTATCCAGTGGCTGGGGACCAATTTGTAAATTGTTCATACATTGTGAACGTGTGGAGGATCGGGGTGAAACTAAGTGGGTTTGGACAGAGAGATGTTGAGGAAGGATTGAGAAGGGTGATGGAGGAGGATGAGATAAGCAACAGGATGAGGAGGCTAAATGAAAGGAGTATGGGAGATGACGCTAATTTGAGAGTTGTGTCCAATCTCACTGCTTTCACTGATCAGTTTAAGGTGTTAGCACTTGAGTATTCCAATAATGGTGTTTATGACTATGATTTCTAG
- the LOC137708223 gene encoding OVARIAN TUMOR DOMAIN-containing deubiquitinating enzyme 11-like isoform X2: protein MNGNYSNASASSSSSLDSSTHGTEDDQTIAVILGEEEKLKFDGTLGKRLCHLNSIPHTPRVNGEIPDVNDATQDHERLSARLATYDLSELQIKGDGNCQFRAVADQLFRNPEYHKHVRKQLEHHKKLYEAYVPMKYGHYLRKMKKTGEWGDHLTLQAAADRFGAKICLITSFRDTCYIEILPKDGNPTRELWLSFWSEVHYNSLYASADVPSRTPRKKHWLSF, encoded by the exons ATGAACGGAAACTACAGCAATGCAAGTGCGAGTTCCAGCTCGAGTTTAGATAGCAGCACTCACGGTACGGAGGATGATCAAACCATTGCAGTCATCTTGGGAGAAGAGGAAAAGCTGAAATTTGATGGCACGCTTGGGAAAAGACTGTGCCACTTAAATTCGATTCCT CACACTCCCCGGGTAAATGGGGAGATACCTGATGTGAATGATGCAACCCAAGACCATGAGCGCCTGTCAGCAAG GCTGGCAACGTATGATTTATCTGAACTGCAGATCAAGGGCGATGGAAACTGTCAG TTTCGAGCAGTAGCAGATCAATTGTTTCGGAATCCAGAATACCACAAGCATGTAAGAAAACAG CTAGAGCATCACAAAAAACTATACGAAGCTTATGTCCCAATGAAGTACGGACACTACCTGAGGAAGATGAAAAA AACCGGGGAGTGGGGAGATCATCTTACACTACAGGCAGCTGCAGATCGA TTCGGAGCCAAGATTTGTCTAATCACCTCTTTTCGGGACACTTGCTACATCGAGATTCTTCCTAAAGATGGGAATCCTACGCGAG agCTTTGGCTGAGCTTTTGGAGTGAAGTGCATTATAACTCCTTGTATGCAAGTGCTG
- the LOC137708223 gene encoding OVARIAN TUMOR DOMAIN-containing deubiquitinating enzyme 11-like isoform X1, giving the protein MNGNYSNASASSSSSLDSSTHGTEDDQTIAVILGEEEKLKFDGTLGKRLCHLNSIPHTPRVNGEIPDVNDATQDHERLSARLATYDLSELQIKGDGNCQFRAVADQLFRNPEYHKHVRKQVIKQLEHHKKLYEAYVPMKYGHYLRKMKKTGEWGDHLTLQAAADRFGAKICLITSFRDTCYIEILPKDGNPTRELWLSFWSEVHYNSLYASADVPSRTPRKKHWLSF; this is encoded by the exons ATGAACGGAAACTACAGCAATGCAAGTGCGAGTTCCAGCTCGAGTTTAGATAGCAGCACTCACGGTACGGAGGATGATCAAACCATTGCAGTCATCTTGGGAGAAGAGGAAAAGCTGAAATTTGATGGCACGCTTGGGAAAAGACTGTGCCACTTAAATTCGATTCCT CACACTCCCCGGGTAAATGGGGAGATACCTGATGTGAATGATGCAACCCAAGACCATGAGCGCCTGTCAGCAAG GCTGGCAACGTATGATTTATCTGAACTGCAGATCAAGGGCGATGGAAACTGTCAG TTTCGAGCAGTAGCAGATCAATTGTTTCGGAATCCAGAATACCACAAGCATGTAAGAAAACAGGTGATAAAGCAG CTAGAGCATCACAAAAAACTATACGAAGCTTATGTCCCAATGAAGTACGGACACTACCTGAGGAAGATGAAAAA AACCGGGGAGTGGGGAGATCATCTTACACTACAGGCAGCTGCAGATCGA TTCGGAGCCAAGATTTGTCTAATCACCTCTTTTCGGGACACTTGCTACATCGAGATTCTTCCTAAAGATGGGAATCCTACGCGAG agCTTTGGCTGAGCTTTTGGAGTGAAGTGCATTATAACTCCTTGTATGCAAGTGCTG